The DNA region CCGTAGGCTCTTTGCCCAAGGCTGTGATGAGAAGTGCCTCTTTCTTGTCTTTGGAAAGCATAGGGTTGTCTATCGTAAATCTCAGTTCAGGCACGTCGATGTAGCTCTTAAAGAGCGTCTGCATCTCCTGGTAGACCTGATCTTCGAGCTTCATGCCGAGTGCAGCCTTGATGAGGGCACGGGCATAACGCACCGATATTACACCTATATCCATAAGCTTTACTATTTGTTGTCAGAAGAAACCTCGTCCAGCAGTCGATTTATCATATCCATCTGTGCCTTGTCATCAGAGAGCTTAGCCTTGAGCACCTTCTCTGCAATCTGAACAGAGAGTTCGGCTACCTGGCCTCGGATTTCACGAATGGCGTTCTGCTTCTCGGTCTCAATCTGCTTCTTGGCATCAGAGAGGAGACGTGCGCCTTCTTCGCGTGCTTTATCCTGTGCTTTCTCTACAATGGCATCGCGGGTTTCGGCAGCCTCCTTGAGGAGGGCAGCCTGCTTCTCGCGAGCTTCCTGCAAGATGGATTCACCTTCTTTTTGGATATTGGCAAGCTTCTCGTTGGCTTCGTGAGCCTTCTTCAGACTATCATCGATGAAAGCCTTGCGCTCGTTCACCATCTTAATGATGGCTGGGAATCCAGCCTTCCAAAGAATGATGAAGACGATGATGAAGACCAGCGTCATCCAGAAGAGCAAACCGCTATCAGGAATTAATAAATCCATATATACTGGTTAAAGTTTTACTTAAACGTTTTTTTAAAACTAACTCTAGAATCATCTCTATCATGCCCCGGAAAGACATCAGGCTGA from Segatella copri includes:
- the atpF gene encoding F0F1 ATP synthase subunit B; protein product: MDLLIPDSGLLFWMTLVFIIVFIILWKAGFPAIIKMVNERKAFIDDSLKKAHEANEKLANIQKEGESILQEAREKQAALLKEAAETRDAIVEKAQDKAREEGARLLSDAKKQIETEKQNAIREIRGQVAELSVQIAEKVLKAKLSDDKAQMDMINRLLDEVSSDNK